In the Natronoglycomyces albus genome, AACGCAAAAGGGGCCTTGAAACCTGAGGTGACAACAGATTCCAAGGCCCCTAGTCGGACCGGGTTTAGCTCGCCGGCAGGATCGAACCGTCCGACCAGTTCTCCTCGATGAACTGCTTGACCTCATCGGAGGTCAGCAACTGCGCCAGGGTCACAATGCGCTCATCATCCTCGTTGCCGTCCAACACAACCAGCAAGTTGGCATAGGGGTTGTCGTCACCCTCCTCCAAGAACAGCGCGTCTTCGGCCGGGCTGAGGTCGGCCTCGATCGCGTAGTTGCCGTTGATGACGGCCGCGTCGACGTCGTCCAACGCGCGCGGCAGTTGGGCGGCCTCGATCGGCTCAATGTCGAGGTCAAACGGGTTCTCCGTGATGTCGTCGACGGTGGCGGTGGAACCGGCGTCCTCGGCCAGCTCCAGTAGCCCCGCCGACTCCAGCAGCGCCAACGCCCGGCCCCCGTTGGAAGCATCCGAGGGGATGGCGATCTGGTCGCCTTCGGAGATGTCGGCGACCGCGTCGTACTCGGCCGAGAACAGGCCCAGCGGTTCGATGTGGACTGCGGCGACGCCGATCAGATCCGTGTCGTTTTCGGCGTTGAAGTCCTCTAGATAGGGCTGGTGCTGGAAGAAGTTGGCGTTGATGTCGCCATCTTGGACGGCCGTGTTCGGAGTGATGTAATCGGTAAACGGGCGAATGTCCAGTTCCAGCCCGGCATCGGCCGCGAGGTTCTCCTGCACGAACTCCAAAATCTCCACGTGCGGGCGCGGGCTGGCTCCAACAATGAGCGGGTCGCTTTCGTCCTCAGACGCCGCGCCGCCTCCATTTCCGCAGGCAGCCAAGGCCAGCAGCGTGCTGGCGGTGATGGCTCCGGTGGTGAGAAGACGTCGAGAACTAAATGGGTTTCGCATGGTTTTTCTCCTTGTGAAGGTGATTATCGGGTTTGGTTTCACGTTGACGCCGAGGGCGCGAGAACGCCCCTGGTCCTCGTGCCCGTGCGCGTCAGGTCACGGTGTGTAGTGTAGTTGGCTGGTTTGAGTGAACGGTGATTGCGCGCATGTGGCCAATGGGCCGTCAGTGGTGGAGTTCCTAGCGGCGGTCCAGCACCCGGGAGGAACGGTCCCCCAGAGCCTGGAACAGCTGCACCAAGATGATGAGAATCGCGATGGTGGCGATCATGTACTCGGTTTGGTATCGCAGGTAGCCGTAGGTGTAGGCCAGGTTGCCCAGGCCGCCCCCGCCGATGGCTCCGGCCATGGCCGAATAGCTTGTGATCGCCACGACGGTGACGGTGAACCCACGGATCAGACCAGGAGTGGCCTCCGGCAAGACCACCCGCCACACGGTCGCCCCGACGGTGGCGCCCATGGCGCGCGAGGCCTCGGTCAAGCCCGGCTGTACTTCCAATAGCGCCGCCTCCACTAGGCGGGCGTAGAAGGGAATGGCGGCCACAGCCAAGGGCACGATCGCCGCAGTGGTGCCGATGGTGGTGCCCACCAGCGCCCGAGTGAAAGGCAGAATCGCCACCATCAGAATGATGAATGGGGCCGATCGTCCCAGGTTGACGATGATGCCGACCGGCCAGTTCACCACCCGCAGCGGTTTGAGGCCCGATGGCGAGGTCACGTAGAGCAACACCCCGAGCGCCACCCCACCCAGAAGCGTCCACAAACTGGCCATACCGACCATGTAGAGCGTTTCGTTGGTCGCGTCGATGAGGTTGCCGCGCATGATCGGATCCATTAGGCGACCCCCTCGACAGCGGCTTCGTCGATCGCCTCGACGCGGTCCTCACCCAATAGCCGCGAGGCAAGGCGGCGTGCGCTGGAGCCCAGGCGGCTATGCGGGTCGGCCAGGAGCGACCTAGTCTGGCCCTGTTCGACGAACCGGCCCGCCTCCATGACAGCGGCGTGGTGGCAGATTCGGGTGATGACCTCTAGCTCGTGGGTGATCAACAGGATCGTCAGGTTTAGGGTCTGGTTGAGCTCGGCGAGCAAGTCCAGAATCTCGTCGGTGGTGTCGGTGTCTAGTGCGCTGGTCGCTTCGTCAGATAGCAGCACCTTAGGTTCCGAGGCCAGAGCGCGAGCGATCGCGACCCGCTGACGTTGGCCCCCGGAGAGCTGTCCGGGGTAGGCGCGGGCCTTATCGGCTAGCCCTACGAGGTCGAGCAGTTCCATAGCGCGGGCCTGGCGCTGATGGCGCCCGACGCGAGCCAAGCGCAGCGGTAGCGCCACGTTAGAGACGACATTGCGGTTGTTGAGCAAGTTGAAGTGCTGAAAGATCATGCCGATGTCCGAACGGGTGCGCCTCAGGGCGCGGGCCGAAAGGGTCGTCACGTCCGCTCCGTTGACGTATACCGCGCCTTCGTCGGGGCGTTCCAGCAAATTGACGGTGCGCAGGAGGGTCGACTTTCCGGCGCCGGATCGTCCCAGAATGCCGAAAATGTCGCCCTCGGGCACATGGAGGTCCACCGCGTCCAAGGCAATGGTGGAACCGAAAGATTTAGAGACACCGCTGAGGTGGATCATGAAGAAGTCTGTCGCTTTCGAACGAGAAATCGCACATTAAAGAAAGCCGCTTTGGGGCGCGGCGAAAGAAGAGACCGTGGGCCCTCAGACAGACATTCGGCAGCACATGGCGACGCGGACGGCCATGCCGTCACGAAGCGTCGAGTGCTGCAAGATGTTCACGTCTTTCAGTGAACCATTCACTGGCACTTAAGCCAAGTATCTGTGAGCAACACCGCAAGCGGGACTGAGCTAGGGTGCAGGCATGACGGATTCTCCTGCGACGATTCCGGTCGCTGCATTCGAAGTCGAGCAGTACCGCATGCCCAACGGTCTGCGGGTGGTACTGAGTCCCGACCGTAGCGTCCCCGTCATCGGGGTGGCGGTGGTATACGACGTCGGGATTCGTTCCGAGCCCGAACGCCGGACCGGCTTTGCTCACCTCTTTGAACACATGATGTTCCAGGGCTCGGCCAATGTGGGCAAGACCGAGCACATGAAGCTGGTGCAGGGCGCAGGCGGCATGTTCAACGGCTCCACTCACATTGACTACACCGACTACTACGACGTCATGCCATCCAACGGGTTGGAATTGGCGCTGTTCCTCGAAGCCGACCGGATGGCCGGTCCAGCCATTACCGAAGAAAACCTTCTCAATCAAGTCAGTGTCGTAAAGGAAGAGATCCGAGTCAATGTCCAAAATCGCCCCTACGGCGGTTTCCCGTGGATCACCTTCCCGCAAGTGATGTTTGACACTTTCCCGAATGCGCATGACGGCTATGGATCATTTGCCGACTTGGACGCGGCTACGACCACCGATGCCCAACAGTTCTTCGACACCTTTTATCCGGCCAGTAACGCCGTTCTCAGCCTCGTGGGCGACTTCGACCCGGCCGAGGCGACACGCCTGATCGACAAGCACTTCTCCCATATCGATTATCGCCCCAAGCCACAGCATCCGGCTTTCGACGAACCGGACCTGACCGTTGAGCGCCGTTCCTCCTATACCGACAAGCGCGCCACTCTTCCGGCGGTAGCGGTTGGTTGGCGTATCCCCGATCCCGGTATCGACCTCGACGCGGCCCTGCCCTATATCGTCTTGGGCGACTTGCTCACCGACGGCGACGCATCCCGCCTCAAACAGCGCATGGTGCACACCGACCGCAATGTCACTGCCGTTGGTTCCTATGTGGGCCTGATGGGAGAACCGTTCGCCACTCGTGGACCCACCCCATTCCTCGTGCGGGCGTTTCTTCCACCGGACACCAGCACCGACACCATCTTGGCCTCGCTACAAGAGGAGCTCGGACGTATCGCCGAGGATGGCCTCAGTCTTGGGGAACTGCGCCGTGTGCAGGCCAAGATCGCCACGAGAGAATTGCGCCAGGACGACTCGATCCCGGGCCGCGCCCAACGCCTGGCCACAACCTCCACCTTCCACGGCGACGCCTCCGAGGCCAACACCTTCGCCCGCCGCATTGCTCGAGTCACCGCCGAGGACATTCGAGCCGCAGCGGCCACCTTTACCGAGAACCGCCGCGCCGTCTTGGAAGTCATTCCCGGAGGCCGTTCATGAAGGAGACCAGCGTGACCACCATGATCCCCCAGCTGGCACCCGAAACACCGCTGGTTCTGCCCGAAGCCGTCTGTCGGGTGCTCCCCGGAGGCATCAGCACGACCGTCGTACGCCGAGCCTCGGTGCCGATCGCCGAGATGCGCCTATCGATTCCCATGACCCACATCGAACCGGCGCTGGCGGACCTCTTGGCCTCCACGATCACCAATGGCACCAAGCGTTCGTCGCTGCGTGGCATCGCCGAACGGCTCCAAAGCATCGGCGGATCTTTGCACGCGGGTAGTAGCCCCGATCAACTGTCCATCTCCGGCTTTTGTCTGGCCAGCCAGCTGCCCGCCTGGCTCGATATCCTTGGCGAACTTCTCACCGAGGCGACGTTTCCCGCCGATCCCTTCCATGTGGAACAAGAACGTATCAGCGACTCGATTTCGGTGGCTGAGCAGCAACCGGACTATCTGGTCAATCGGAGGCTAAACCACCGGCTGTGGGAGGGGCATCCGTATGCCCACCAACACCCCTCGGCCGGTGAGATCAAGGCTGTCACCCGGGATGACGTCGAGAAGCTGTACCGCGAACGAGTCCACCCCGACCGGGCTCGTCTGGTCGTGGTCGGCGACATCGACGAGGCGACGATCTTCGATCTTCTCACCGACAAGCTGGGAGCGTGGGTTGAGAACGTCACCGATGAGGTCGTCGTCTCCGACCCCATGCCGCCGTTGCCGCAGTTCGCGCCCAGCGGTATCGAGATCGTTGACCGGCCCGGCTCCGTCCAATCGGCGATTAGGGTGGTGTTTCCCGCTATCGACCGACGTCATCCCGACAATGCCGCTCAGCACTTGGCCAACCTCATCTATGGCGGGTACTTCTCGTCGCGGCTCGTGCTCAACCTGCGCGAGGAGAAAGGCTATGGATACACCCCGCGCTCGATCATCGATCATTCACCCGCTGGTACCTACCAGCTCATTCACGCCGATGTCGCCACCGAGGTCACGTCGCTGGCGTTGCGTGAGGTACACCATGAGCTGCGGCGTATGGCCGAGGAGACGGTGGGGGAGGACGAACTGGCCAAAACCCGCCAATACGCGCTGGGCGCGTTGAAGATCGGTACGTCCGCCAACTCCAGTTTGGCGTCGTTCATCTCTAGTCTGGCCTCGTGTGGACTGACGCTTGACTATCTAGCTAGCCACACCGAGCGACTCCTAGCCGTTACCCCGGCCGATGTGCGGCGGGTGGCCCGCGAACGCCTTAACTTGGACCGCTCTGTCACCGTCATCCTGGGGGAAGCCGAGTCGATCGAAGCGCCGTTGCGCGCTCTGGGAGATGTGACGGTTGCACAGAGCA is a window encoding:
- a CDS encoding methionine ABC transporter permease, giving the protein MDPIMRGNLIDATNETLYMVGMASLWTLLGGVALGVLLYVTSPSGLKPLRVVNWPVGIIVNLGRSAPFIILMVAILPFTRALVGTTIGTTAAIVPLAVAAIPFYARLVEAALLEVQPGLTEASRAMGATVGATVWRVVLPEATPGLIRGFTVTVVAITSYSAMAGAIGGGGLGNLAYTYGYLRYQTEYMIATIAILIILVQLFQALGDRSSRVLDRR
- a CDS encoding M16 family metallopeptidase, whose protein sequence is MIPQLAPETPLVLPEAVCRVLPGGISTTVVRRASVPIAEMRLSIPMTHIEPALADLLASTITNGTKRSSLRGIAERLQSIGGSLHAGSSPDQLSISGFCLASQLPAWLDILGELLTEATFPADPFHVEQERISDSISVAEQQPDYLVNRRLNHRLWEGHPYAHQHPSAGEIKAVTRDDVEKLYRERVHPDRARLVVVGDIDEATIFDLLTDKLGAWVENVTDEVVVSDPMPPLPQFAPSGIEIVDRPGSVQSAIRVVFPAIDRRHPDNAAQHLANLIYGGYFSSRLVLNLREEKGYGYTPRSIIDHSPAGTYQLIHADVATEVTSLALREVHHELRRMAEETVGEDELAKTRQYALGALKIGTSANSSLASFISSLASCGLTLDYLASHTERLLAVTPADVRRVARERLNLDRSVTVILGEAESIEAPLRALGDVTVAQSI
- a CDS encoding MetQ/NlpA family ABC transporter substrate-binding protein, which translates into the protein MRNPFSSRRLLTTGAITASTLLALAACGNGGGAASEDESDPLIVGASPRPHVEILEFVQENLAADAGLELDIRPFTDYITPNTAVQDGDINANFFQHQPYLEDFNAENDTDLIGVAAVHIEPLGLFSAEYDAVADISEGDQIAIPSDASNGGRALALLESAGLLELAEDAGSTATVDDITENPFDLDIEPIEAAQLPRALDDVDAAVINGNYAIEADLSPAEDALFLEEGDDNPYANLLVVLDGNEDDERIVTLAQLLTSDEVKQFIEENWSDGSILPAS
- a CDS encoding methionine ABC transporter ATP-binding protein, with product MIHLSGVSKSFGSTIALDAVDLHVPEGDIFGILGRSGAGKSTLLRTVNLLERPDEGAVYVNGADVTTLSARALRRTRSDIGMIFQHFNLLNNRNVVSNVALPLRLARVGRHQRQARAMELLDLVGLADKARAYPGQLSGGQRQRVAIARALASEPKVLLSDEATSALDTDTTDEILDLLAELNQTLNLTILLITHELEVITRICHHAAVMEAGRFVEQGQTRSLLADPHSRLGSSARRLASRLLGEDRVEAIDEAAVEGVA
- a CDS encoding M16 family metallopeptidase, which produces MTDSPATIPVAAFEVEQYRMPNGLRVVLSPDRSVPVIGVAVVYDVGIRSEPERRTGFAHLFEHMMFQGSANVGKTEHMKLVQGAGGMFNGSTHIDYTDYYDVMPSNGLELALFLEADRMAGPAITEENLLNQVSVVKEEIRVNVQNRPYGGFPWITFPQVMFDTFPNAHDGYGSFADLDAATTTDAQQFFDTFYPASNAVLSLVGDFDPAEATRLIDKHFSHIDYRPKPQHPAFDEPDLTVERRSSYTDKRATLPAVAVGWRIPDPGIDLDAALPYIVLGDLLTDGDASRLKQRMVHTDRNVTAVGSYVGLMGEPFATRGPTPFLVRAFLPPDTSTDTILASLQEELGRIAEDGLSLGELRRVQAKIATRELRQDDSIPGRAQRLATTSTFHGDASEANTFARRIARVTAEDIRAAAATFTENRRAVLEVIPGGRS